In one window of Neofelis nebulosa isolate mNeoNeb1 chromosome 15, mNeoNeb1.pri, whole genome shotgun sequence DNA:
- the ELF3 gene encoding ETS-related transcription factor Elf-3, which yields MAATCEISNVFSNYFSTMYSPEEPALASVPAAATFGAEDLVLTLSNPQMPLEGPEKASWSGKQPQFWSKAQVLDWISYQVEKNKYDASSIDFSRCDMDGATLCNCAPEELRLVFGPLGDQLYSQLWDLTSSFPDELSWIIELLEKDSMAFQETLGPFDQGSPFSQEVLEEGRQASPYFPGSYGTGAPSPGSSDVSTAGTGTSQSPHSSDSGGSDVDLDLTDSKLFSRDGFPDYKKGDPKHGKRKRGRPRKLSKESRECLEGKRSKHAPRGTHLWEFIRDILLHPELNEGLMKWENRQEGVFKFLRSEAVAQLWGQKKRNNSMTYEKLSRAMRYYYKREILERVDGRRLVYKFGKNSSGWKEEEVAGSRN from the exons ATGGCTGCAACCTGTGAGATTAGCAACGTCTTCAGCAACTACTTCAGTACTATGTACAGCCCGGAGGAACCCGCCCTGGCTTCTGTTCCCGCTGCGGCCACCTTTGGGGCTGAGGACCTGGTGCTGACCCTGAGCAACCCCCAGATGCCACTGGAGGGCCCAG AGAAGGCCAGCTGGTCGGGGAAGCAGCCCCAGTTCTGGTCAAAGGCCCAGGTTCTGGACTGGATCAGCTACCAAGTGGAGAAGAACAAATACGACGCCAGTTCCATTGACTTCTCACGGTGCGACATGGACGGGGCCACGCTCTGCAACTGTGCCCCCGAGGAGCTGCGTCTGGTCTTTGGGCCTCTGGGGGACCAACTCTACTCCCAGCTGTGGGACCTCA CTTCCAGCTTTCCCGATGAACTCAGCTGGATCATTGAGTTGCTGGAGAAGGACAGCATGGCCTTCCAGGAGACGCTGGGCCCCTTCG ACCAGGGAAGCCCCTTCAGCCAAGAGGTGCTTGAGGAGGGCCGGCAGGCCAGCCCCTACTTCCCCGGCAGCTACGGCaccggcgccccctcccccggcagCTCCGATGTCTCCACTGCAG GGACTGGTACTTCCCAGAGCCCCCACTCCTCAGACTCCGGTGGAAGTGATGTGGATCTGGATCTCACCGACAGCAAACTCTTCTCCAGGG ACGGCTTTCCTGACTATAAGAAGGGGGATCCTAAGCACGGGAAGCGGAAACGGGGTCGGCCCCGAAAGCTGAGCAAAGAGTCTCGGGAGTGTCTGGAGGGCAAGAGGAGCAAGCACG CCCCCAGAGGCACCCACCTGTGGGAGTTTATCCGGGACATCCTCCTCCACCCGGAACTCAATGAAGGCCTCATGAAGTGGGAGAACCGGCAAGAGGGTGTCTTCAAGTTCCTGCGATCAGAGGCCGTGGCCCAGCTTTGGGGCCAGAAGAAGAGGAACAACAGCATGACTTACGAGAAGCTGAGCAGAGCCATGAG GTACTACTACAAACGGGAAATCCTAGAGCGGGTGGATGGCCGGCGGCTGGTCTACAAGTTTGGCAAAAACTCTAGCggctggaaggaggaagaagttGCCGGGAGTCGGAACTGA